From the genome of Alkalibaculum bacchi, one region includes:
- a CDS encoding class I SAM-dependent methyltransferase — protein sequence MKTLLKDIESYWSKRSVSYSDGIKKCLEDDNKKVWINVLLENFPKHEGKELKILDIGTGPGFFAILLAKAGYDVVAVDYTEEMLKQAASNAKDCKDKITFRQMDAHSLDFDDESFDVIITRNLTWNLERPVDAYTDWHRVLKKGGRMLNFDANWYGYLFDDNKAEHSNVDIDKLYCDYHFYSESDIMESISRQLPLSRYQRPQWDSMILLNIGFSKVLTDTTIYETTWTEEEIALYPDSLGFMIRAEK from the coding sequence GTGAAAACATTGTTAAAGGATATCGAATCCTATTGGTCAAAACGCTCTGTATCTTATTCAGATGGAATCAAAAAATGTTTAGAGGATGATAATAAAAAAGTTTGGATAAATGTGTTATTAGAAAATTTTCCAAAGCACGAAGGAAAGGAACTTAAAATACTTGATATTGGAACAGGTCCAGGATTTTTTGCTATTCTACTAGCTAAAGCAGGCTATGATGTAGTTGCTGTAGATTATACTGAAGAAATGTTAAAGCAGGCTGCAAGCAATGCAAAGGATTGTAAAGATAAGATTACATTCCGTCAGATGGATGCGCACTCTTTAGATTTTGACGATGAGTCCTTTGATGTTATTATTACTCGTAATCTTACTTGGAATTTAGAACGACCAGTTGATGCGTATACAGACTGGCATCGTGTTCTTAAAAAAGGTGGTCGTATGCTCAATTTTGATGCCAATTGGTATGGATATCTTTTTGATGACAATAAGGCAGAGCATAGTAATGTTGACATTGATAAACTGTACTGCGATTATCACTTTTATTCAGAGAGCGATATTATGGAGTCTATTAGTAGACAACTTCCTCTTAGCAGGTACCAAAGACCTCAGTGGGATTCAATGATTTTATTAAATATCGGATTTTCAAAGGTATTAACGGATACAACTATATATGAAACAACTTGGACAGAAGAGGAAATTGCACTCTACCCAGATAGTTTGGGCTTTATGATACGAGCAGAAAAATAA
- a CDS encoding ABC transporter ATP-binding protein codes for MNTILELKDISKTFTKKNTLHKALDDVSFTMKEGECLGIVGESGSGKSTVAKIITCLERPDNGSIYFKGKDITGLTRKERKKLYKNMQLIFQMPVDSFNPRIKLGSSIIEGMLNQGISKSDAKLRMYGFLDLVGIPREYALKYPHEVSGGECQRAAIARAIMTSPDLLICDEVTSALDVTVQKQIIELLDKLKKEQSMSYLFISHDIALVQQFCDRVLVMYQGQIVEEGTVDQVIMNPKEEYTKKLIDAVLL; via the coding sequence TTGAATACAATATTGGAATTAAAAGACATAAGTAAAACCTTTACGAAGAAGAATACTCTCCACAAGGCTCTTGATGATGTTTCTTTTACAATGAAAGAAGGAGAATGTTTAGGTATTGTAGGTGAAAGCGGTTCTGGCAAGAGTACTGTAGCTAAAATAATAACCTGTTTAGAAAGACCAGATAATGGAAGTATTTATTTTAAAGGCAAAGACATTACAGGTTTAACACGGAAAGAACGGAAGAAACTGTACAAAAACATGCAATTGATTTTTCAAATGCCTGTAGATTCCTTTAATCCAAGAATTAAACTAGGATCTAGCATTATAGAAGGAATGCTCAATCAAGGAATCTCTAAATCAGATGCAAAGCTGCGGATGTATGGGTTCTTAGATTTGGTTGGTATACCAAGAGAATACGCTTTGAAATATCCACATGAAGTTAGTGGGGGTGAATGCCAAAGGGCAGCCATTGCAAGAGCTATCATGACAAGCCCTGACCTCTTAATTTGTGATGAAGTCACCAGCGCTTTAGATGTAACAGTGCAAAAGCAGATCATTGAATTGTTAGATAAACTAAAAAAAGAACAAAGTATGTCTTATCTTTTTATTAGCCACGATATCGCATTAGTACAGCAGTTTTGTGATAGGGTACTGGTCATGTATCAAGGTCAAATTGTCGAAGAAGGAACAGTCGACCAAGTAATCATGAATCCTAAGGAAGAGTATACGAAGAAGTTAATTGATGCCGTATTGTTGTAG
- the nikB gene encoding nickel ABC transporter permease has protein sequence MWRYIGKRLIHLVPVIIAISFITFALMQTASGDVIDAIYENAGGTASEEIVAAKRAELGLEKPFLVQYLNWLVGMLKGDMGVSFVSGRPVFETFVSKLPFTILLTLSSIITTIVISIPFGIISAVRHNRFTDYCIRFFTFIGNSLPGFFVSLLLIYFFSLKLKWLPVMGNNEWKSLVLPTLTLSISMASKYTRQVRTTVLEELGKPYVIGAKARGVKERTILFASVLRVSMITLVTLMSLSIGSLLGGTAIIESIFMWDGVGKLAVDSIMMRDYPMIQAYVVWMAIIYVLVNLITDILYHYLDPRVRLNQEE, from the coding sequence ATGTGGAGATACATTGGAAAACGATTGATTCATCTTGTGCCTGTCATCATTGCTATCAGTTTTATTACTTTTGCATTAATGCAGACTGCTTCGGGGGATGTAATTGATGCAATATACGAAAACGCAGGAGGAACAGCATCAGAAGAAATAGTAGCTGCTAAACGAGCAGAATTAGGTCTTGAGAAGCCATTTTTAGTTCAGTATCTTAATTGGTTGGTGGGAATGCTAAAAGGTGATATGGGCGTGTCTTTTGTATCTGGAAGACCGGTATTTGAAACCTTTGTATCTAAATTACCCTTTACGATTTTATTGACGCTTTCATCCATTATTACTACTATAGTTATTTCTATACCCTTTGGCATTATATCAGCGGTGAGACATAATAGATTTACAGATTATTGCATTCGATTCTTTACTTTTATTGGAAATTCACTGCCAGGCTTTTTTGTATCTCTATTACTAATTTACTTCTTTTCGTTAAAATTAAAGTGGCTGCCTGTAATGGGGAATAATGAATGGAAAAGTCTAGTTCTACCTACACTAACCCTATCGATCTCTATGGCATCAAAATATACGAGACAAGTGAGAACAACGGTTTTAGAAGAATTAGGAAAACCTTATGTTATAGGAGCTAAAGCTAGGGGAGTAAAAGAAAGGACAATTCTCTTTGCTAGTGTATTAAGGGTATCCATGATTACTTTGGTGACATTAATGTCTTTATCAATTGGTTCTCTCTTGGGAGGTACTGCTATTATCGAATCCATTTTTATGTGGGATGGTGTAGGGAAACTAGCAGTAGATTCCATTATGATGCGCGATTATCCTATGATACAAGCTTATGTTGTTTGGATGGCTATTATTTATGTACTCGTAAATTTAATAACGGACATCTTATACCACTACTTAGACCCAAGAGTTCGACTAAATCAGGAGGAGTAG
- a CDS encoding ABC transporter ATP-binding protein: MREILLAMKNVEISYNARPYVRDISFQVKEGEILGIVGESGSGKSTLIKAAMGLLGPTGAVTKGHVYYKGENILDYNSQEFQNIRGYEMGMIFQNSESALCPVRTIGDQLYESMSQHKKITKEEAKSKGLALLDKLNFKDGNRILKSYPFELSGGMNQRVGIMMGMLLKPSLLFADEPTSALDVTIQLQVIREMMKMRDEYGTAIVIVSHNIGVISYMADTVVVMKEGNIVEYGTKDQIVFHPQEEYTKNLIEAVPRIRRENG; the protein is encoded by the coding sequence ATGAGAGAAATATTACTTGCTATGAAGAATGTGGAAATCAGCTATAATGCTCGGCCTTATGTAAGGGATATAAGCTTTCAGGTAAAAGAAGGTGAAATCTTAGGAATCGTTGGTGAATCAGGAAGTGGAAAGAGCACGTTGATAAAAGCTGCTATGGGCCTACTGGGACCTACTGGAGCTGTAACAAAAGGTCATGTTTATTATAAAGGTGAAAATATCTTAGATTATAATTCTCAAGAGTTTCAAAATATTCGAGGCTATGAAATGGGAATGATTTTTCAAAATTCTGAAAGTGCTCTTTGCCCAGTTCGTACTATTGGCGATCAATTATATGAAAGTATGAGTCAACACAAAAAGATTACGAAAGAAGAAGCGAAGTCTAAAGGATTAGCGCTTTTAGATAAATTAAACTTTAAGGATGGAAATCGAATTTTAAAAAGTTATCCCTTTGAACTGTCTGGAGGAATGAACCAACGGGTAGGAATAATGATGGGCATGCTTTTAAAGCCATCCCTCCTTTTTGCAGACGAACCAACCTCTGCTTTAGATGTGACCATACAATTGCAGGTAATCCGAGAAATGATGAAAATGCGGGATGAATATGGTACGGCAATCGTGATTGTCAGCCATAATATCGGTGTTATTTCTTATATGGCAGATACCGTTGTAGTAATGAAAGAGGGAAATATTGTTGAATACGGAACGAAAGACCAAATTGTTTTTCATCCCCAAGAAGAGTATACAAAAAATCTTATCGAAGCAGTACCTAGAATCAGGAGGGAAAATGGTTGA
- the nikC gene encoding nickel transporter permease, translating to MGFVKKDRTKQYRTKKYRGPVKLKLIILICLALTLLLVALFAHKIVPYDPYAQNLSNALQAPGKEHIFGTDRYGRDILSRVIMGSRATIFSSLLLLGMISISGSLVGVICGYLGGKFDSFIMRISDIFLAFPGMVFAIAVAGVLGGGIMNAVIALAVISWPKYARLARGQVLTIKNMPYVQAAILSNSSFGKIIFKQILPNIFAPILITATLDLGTMIMELAGLSFLGLGAMPPMAEWGSMMSNGRSMIQTSPWVIFAPGFAIFVSVTIFNLLGDTIRDVLDPQNYNGTSDISFYSATMGKASTIFKYMKERDNKMKIIKRIMPLLLVAIMIVTLFTGCGQSSNNEGISEKPQEKVFNYGTTAYGPEMGNSGLNPHFDYSGWSSVRYGVGETLFKFNESMEIEPWLATDYEQIDEYTVKINLRDDVNFSSSRKMDGQAVKECLDNLIAVHDRAPGDLKIKEITADGQSITIVSEEKVPALLNYLSDPYGAIIDMEYGVTEDRNVAGTGPYIAEKVSDTEINLVKNENYWGGEVKVDRVNVKTITDGDTLTMALQSGEIDATQGLPYASYSLFEDNNDYKISSTNTSRAFFAQLNFDTPALQDLNVRKAIAMGIDKEGFTEVLLNGNGSPAVGVFPSNFKFGNEAVKGPTYDVDAAKKRLEEAGWKDTNNDGFVDKDGKNLTIRWLTYPGRQELPLLAESVQATLKEIGIDVKVNSTENHRDFLESGNWDIYASAFVTAPTGDPEYFFTTHSLKSSAKNRGGYYNEELEKQAGELRNEFNKDKRSDLAVQMQQIILDDVSFIFASHLQMSFVMKSNITGFEAHPSDYYEITANLEIQ from the coding sequence ATGGGTTTTGTAAAGAAAGATAGAACAAAACAATACAGGACAAAAAAATACAGAGGCCCAGTTAAACTTAAGTTAATTATCTTGATTTGTCTAGCCTTGACATTACTACTAGTTGCTCTTTTTGCACATAAAATAGTTCCCTATGATCCCTATGCACAGAATTTGTCTAATGCACTTCAGGCACCAGGAAAAGAGCATATTTTTGGAACAGATCGATATGGTCGCGATATACTTTCTCGGGTAATAATGGGATCTAGAGCTACTATTTTTTCTTCTTTATTATTATTAGGGATGATTTCGATTTCTGGCTCCTTAGTAGGAGTCATTTGTGGATATTTAGGTGGCAAATTCGATTCTTTTATTATGCGAATTTCTGATATTTTCTTAGCCTTTCCTGGAATGGTATTTGCCATTGCAGTAGCAGGTGTTTTAGGTGGAGGCATTATGAATGCAGTTATTGCTCTGGCGGTTATTTCTTGGCCTAAATACGCAAGACTGGCAAGAGGACAAGTACTCACTATAAAAAATATGCCTTATGTTCAAGCTGCTATTCTATCAAATAGTAGTTTTGGCAAAATCATTTTTAAACAAATTCTGCCGAATATCTTTGCCCCTATATTAATAACAGCTACATTAGATTTAGGTACAATGATTATGGAGCTCGCTGGATTATCGTTTTTAGGTCTTGGAGCAATGCCCCCAATGGCAGAATGGGGGTCAATGATGAGCAATGGACGCAGCATGATACAAACTTCACCTTGGGTTATATTCGCACCGGGTTTTGCCATTTTTGTTTCCGTAACGATTTTTAATTTACTAGGAGATACCATACGAGATGTTTTAGATCCCCAAAATTATAATGGAACTTCTGACATAAGTTTTTATTCTGCTACTATGGGTAAAGCCTCAACAATTTTCAAATACATGAAAGAGAGAGATAATAAAATGAAAATAATTAAAAGAATTATGCCCCTATTATTAGTAGCTATTATGATAGTAACACTGTTTACAGGATGTGGACAATCTTCAAACAATGAGGGAATCAGTGAAAAGCCTCAAGAGAAAGTATTTAATTACGGTACAACAGCATATGGACCTGAAATGGGAAATTCAGGGTTAAATCCTCACTTCGATTATTCAGGTTGGTCATCTGTTCGTTATGGTGTAGGTGAGACTTTGTTTAAATTTAATGAATCTATGGAAATTGAACCTTGGCTAGCTACAGACTATGAACAGATAGATGAGTATACAGTTAAGATTAATCTTCGAGATGATGTAAACTTTTCAAGTAGTAGAAAAATGGACGGACAAGCTGTAAAGGAATGTCTCGATAATCTTATTGCAGTTCACGATCGTGCTCCAGGTGACTTAAAAATCAAGGAGATCACTGCTGATGGTCAATCTATTACTATCGTTTCTGAAGAAAAAGTACCAGCACTACTTAATTATTTAAGTGATCCATATGGGGCCATCATCGATATGGAATATGGCGTTACAGAAGATCGTAATGTAGCGGGAACAGGTCCTTATATTGCAGAGAAAGTTTCTGATACTGAAATTAATTTAGTAAAGAATGAAAACTATTGGGGTGGAGAGGTGAAGGTAGACCGTGTAAATGTAAAGACTATTACAGATGGAGATACCCTTACTATGGCTCTTCAATCAGGAGAAATTGATGCAACTCAGGGGCTACCATATGCTAGCTATTCATTATTTGAAGATAATAACGACTATAAAATAAGTTCAACCAATACTTCTCGCGCATTTTTTGCTCAATTAAACTTTGATACACCAGCATTACAGGATCTTAATGTAAGAAAGGCCATTGCCATGGGTATTGACAAGGAAGGCTTTACTGAGGTGCTTTTAAATGGCAATGGTTCACCAGCTGTAGGAGTATTCCCATCTAATTTTAAATTTGGAAATGAAGCAGTTAAAGGGCCTACTTACGATGTTGATGCTGCGAAAAAGCGATTAGAGGAAGCGGGATGGAAAGATACCAATAATGACGGTTTTGTGGACAAGGACGGAAAAAATCTGACTATTAGATGGCTTACATATCCAGGACGCCAAGAATTACCACTCTTAGCAGAATCCGTACAGGCAACTCTAAAAGAAATTGGAATAGACGTTAAAGTAAACTCTACTGAGAATCATAGAGATTTTCTTGAATCCGGCAATTGGGATATCTATGCAAGTGCTTTTGTTACAGCTCCAACAGGAGACCCAGAGTATTTTTTTACAACTCACAGCTTAAAATCATCTGCTAAAAATCGAGGTGGCTATTACAATGAGGAACTAGAAAAACAAGCAGGAGAGTTGAGAAACGAATTCAATAAGGATAAGCGTTCCGATTTAGCAGTTCAAATGCAGCAGATTATCCTTGACGATGTGAGCTTTATATTTGCATCTCATCTACAGATGTCCTTTGTAATGAAGTCAAATATAACAGGGTTTGAAGCACATCCTTCAGATTATTATGAAATCACAGCAAACTTAGAGATACAGTAA